The nucleotide sequence GACGAGAACGAAGGCGTGGCCCGCAACGGCGTGCTGTATTTCAAGGATGTGCCCATCCTGGCCTCGCCGTACATGACGTTCCCGATCAAGAAGGAACGCAAATCGGGCCTGCTGCTGCCGACCTACGGGTCGACCAGCCGTAGCGGCTTCGAAATCATGACGCCGTATTACTTCAATCTGGCGCCCAATTACGACGCGACGCTGTATCCCCGGCTGATGTCCAAGCGTGGGCTCCAGCTGGGCGGCGAGTTCCGCTATCTGGGGTCTAACTACGCCGGCATTCTGCAGGGGACCTACCTGCCCAGCGACAACCAGACCGGCGAAAAGCGGTGGATGTATTCGTCCAGGCATAGCCAGAACCTTGGCGACGGCTTTTACGCCAGCTGGAACGTCAATGGGGTGTCCGACGATAACTACTATCGCGACTTCTCGACGATCGGCCTGAACGAAGCATCCACGACCTATCTTCCCCGGCAAGGCCTGGTGGGCTGGAGCAACTCCTACTGGCAGACCTCTGTGCAGGTCTACAAGTACCAGACCTTGCAGGACCCGGATGCCCCGATACTGCCGCCGTACGACAAGGTGCCGGAACTATCCTTGAAAGGGCAGCGCTATGACTTCCATGGTTTCGACCTTGAACTCGACAGCACCGCCACGCGTTTCCAACGCACCCTGGTGGGCGCGGGCGAGGAGTTCCCCGGCACTAAGAACGGCCACTACGGGCCCGATGGCGACCGGCTCCAGGCGTATCCGAGCATTGCGTTCCCGATCGTGCGGCCCGGCTGGTATATCACCCCCAAGGTCGGCTACAACTTCACGCAATACCAGAGCACGAACTGGTTTGGCGGCGATTGGAATTTCCTGGGGACGACCAGCGGCTATCCCAGCAGCATTTCACGCGGCCTGCCGATTTTCTCGGTCGATAGCGGGATGACGTTCGAGCGGGATACGACCCTGTTCGGGAAGGACTCGATCCAGACGCTGGAGCCCCGCCTGTATTACCTGCGCGTGCCGTATAGGGACCAATCGCGCATGCCGGTGTACGACACGTCATTGGCCGATTTCAGTTTCGCGCAGGCCTTCGAGGAAAACCTCTACACGGGCGGTTGGGATCGCATCGCGAATGCCAACCAGTTGACGGCCGCGCTGACCACGCGTTGGCTGGATGCGAACACGGGCTTCGAGCGCTTGTCCGCATCCGTGGGGCAACAGGTCTACTTCGAGGATCAGCGGGTGACGCTGCCCGGCGAAACGCCGCGTACGAACGTACGTTCCAATTTCCTGGCGGAGACCTCGGCGGCGCTCACCGATACCTTGAGCACCACGGTCAGTGCCCAGTACGACCCGTACAATAGCCGTTTCCAGCAGGGTCTGGTTTCGGCGCGGTGGAGTCCTCAAAGATTGACCTCGATATCGGTGTCGTATCGCTACCAGCGCGATCCGCCCGTCCTGAGCAACGGCGTACAGCAGGCCTACCTGCCGCAGGGCCAGAACCAGGTCAGCCTGGCATTCCAATGGCCGTTCACGCAGCGCCTGTACGGTGTCGGCCGCATCGACTACTCGATGCACACGGGGCCCATCCTGAATTCCGACAACCAGACCGTGCAGGACTCCCGCCGCATCACCCAAGCCATCGCGGGACTGGAGTACAAAGGGGATTGCTGCTGGACCGGCCGCGTGGTGTTCCAGCGCTATGCGGTCGCCACCGACGAGGTCAACACAGCCGTGTTCTTCCAGCTCGAGCTGAACGGCCTGGGTGCCTTGGGTACCGATCCCTTGAAGCTGTTGCGCCGCAGCATACCCGGCTACGAGTCCGTGAACCCGCCGCCGCAGCCCGGAACGTCTTTCGAAAGGTATGAATAATGCGTAGTGTGTTTTTGCCGGCTCGCCTCGCGCGCGGCGTCCTGGTCCTGGCGGCATGCACGTCGCTGCCGCTTGCCGCCTTCGCGCAATCGCAGTCGCCATCCACCGCCCCCGGGCGCCAAGGCACGCAGGCCAGGAAGCCGGCCGCGAAGCCGGCCGAACCGGCGGCCGCGCCGGCCGCGGCAAGCCCGGCCCCGGCTCCGCAGCCCGACCAGTTCGCCGACGGTATCGCCGCGGTCGTCAACAAAGACGTCATCACGATGCGCGAGGTCAACGAGGCCGTGAAGACGGCCACGCAAGAGCTCACGCGGCAGAACATCCAATTGCCCGATCCCAAGGTCCTGCAGCGCCAGGTGCTGCAGCGCCTGATCATGGAAGACCTGCAGCGCCAGGAGGCCCAGCGCCTGAACATCCGCGTGGACGACGCGCAGGTGGACCAGGCCATCGGGACCGTGGCCGCGCGCAACAAGATGTCCATCGACCAGCTGCGCCAGGCCATCGAAAAGCAAGGCATGACGTGGACCAGCTATCGCAAGGGCATCCGCAATGAAGTGCTGGCCGACAGGCTGCGCCAACGCACGGTCGATGCCAATCTGGTCGTTTCCGATGCCGAAGTGGACGCCTTCCTGAAGGAACAGCAGCGCCGCCAGGCAGCAGGCGGCGCCGCGCCCGCGGCCCAGGGACCCGCGCAGGCCAGTGCCGCGCCCCAGGCCCCGGCCGCCGCCGGCCCGCAGATCTTCAGTTTGGCGCAAATCCTGGTACGCGTGCCAGAAAGCGCCACCCGCGACCAGGTGGCCGTGTTGCGCAAGAAGGCCGAGGATATCCTCGCGCGCCTGAAGAGCGGCGCGGATTTCGCCAGCGTCGCGGCGGCGGCATCGGACGGCCCGGAAGCCCTGCAGGGCGGCGCCATGGGCGATCGCCCGCTGGAAGGCTGGCCCGATCTGTTCGTCAATGCCATCGCCAATCTCAAGCAGGGCGAGATCTCCGGCATCATCCAGAGCGGCAACGGCTTCCATATCCTGAAGGTGGTGGCTCGCCGCAGCGCTGGAGCGCCCGCGCCGGCCCGCAACCCCGCCCAGTCGCCCGCGACCGCGCCTGCCGCGCCGCCGCCGCCGAATCCCAGTTCGGACGGCGCCGTGCCGCTGCCCCAGGGGCCCGTGCAGGTGACGCAAACGCACGCCCGCCACATCCTGATCAAGACCTCCGCCGTGATGTCGGATGACGAGGCCCGCCAGCGGCTGGAGCTGCTGCGCCAGCGCATCGTCGACGGCCATGAAGACTTCGGCGCGCTTGCGCGCCAGAACTCGCAGGACGCCACGGCGCCCCAGGGCGGCGATCTCGGCTGGCTCAACCCGGGCGAGACCGTGCCGGAGTTCGAGCAGGCCATGAACGCCTTGCAGGTAGGCCAGGTCAGCGAGCCCGTGCACACGCGCTTCGGCTGGCATCTGATCCAGGTGTTGGAACGGCGCGAAAAGGACGTCAAGGACGAGGTCGAGCGCCTGCAGGCGCGCCGCATCCTGTTCGAACGGCGTTCCGAGCTGGCCTTCGACGACTACCTGGACCAGTTGCGCGACCAGGCGTACATCGACAACCGCCTGGAAAAGCGCGACCGCCAGGAAAGCCAGGACGGCAGCCCGCGCTGAGCGGGGCGCCGTTCATCATCCCATGGCCCAGCATCAGGCGCGGAAACGGTTCGGACAACACTTCCTGGTCGATGAAAGCGTCGTCGACGCCATCGTGCGCGCCATCGGTCCCGCCGCCGACGACCGCATGATCGAGATCGGCCCCGGGCTGTCGGCGCTGACCCGTCCGCTGCTGGATCGCGTGCGGCACCTGAATGTCGTGGAGATCGATCGCGACCTGGCGGAACGCCTGCGCCGCGATCACCCGCCGGAACGGCTGACGGTGGTCGAGGCGGACGCGCTGACCGTGGACTTTTCGCGATTCGGCGATACGCTGCGCATCGTCGGGAATCTGCCGTACAACATTTCCAGTCCCATCGTGTTCCACCTGATGGCCGCGAGCGACTTCGTGCGCGATCAGCATTTCATGCTGCAGCGGGAAGTCATCGACCGCATGGTGGCGTCGCCGTCATCCTCCGATTACGGCCGGCTGTCCGTCATGCTGCAATCCCGGTACCGGATGGAGAAACTGTTCGATGTCCCGCCGGAGGCCTTCGATCCCCCGCCCCGCGTGGTGTCGGCGGTGGTGCGCATGATGCCGTTGCCGCCGAACCGTGTCCGTCCGCGCAGCGAAGCGGCGCTGGAGCAGGTCGTGGCGCGGGCCTTCGCGCAGCGGCGCAAAATGCTGCGTCGCGCGCTGGGGGATTGGGCCTCGCACATTCCCTGGGAGGCGATGGACATCGCTCCGACGGCACGCGCCGAGGAACTTCCCGTGGACCGGTTCATCGCCCTGGCCGACGCCTTGCTCGATGCCGGCCTGGTCGGGCCCGACCGGCCGCATAGCGCGGAACTCGACGCCTGAGTCGGCGCTTCGCCGTTGTCGCCATGCGCGGCCCGGCGCTCAGGCGGTTCGTCCGGCCAGGAACAGGCGCGTCGCATCGCGCGCCCGGTCGGTGAGCAGGCCGGCCGCCTGTTCGCAGGCCTGGGCCAGCGTCATGGGCCCCGACGCCAGGCTGTAGGCGGCCGTGATGCCCACCCCGTACAGTTTCTCGTAACCGTCGCCCAAAGATCCCGCCAGGGCCACGACGGGCACGCCCGCGCGGGCGGCGATGCGCGCGACGCCGGCCGGCGTCTTGCCGTGCAGGGTCTGTTCGTCCATGCGGCCTTCGCCGGTGAAGGCCAATGTCGCGCCTTCCATGGCCTGTGCCAGTCCGCCTAGCTCGGCGACGACTTCCACGCCTGGCCGGAAGGTGGCGTTCAGGAATGCATGGGCCGCGAAGCCCAGGCCGCCGGCCGCGCCGGCGCCCGGCCTGTCTCTTTCGTCGCGGCCCAGCACGCCGGCGCTAAGGTCGGCGAAATGCGACAGGGCGGCATCGAGCTGACGCACGTGTTCGGGCGTGGCGCCCTTTTGCGGACCGAAGACGGCCGATGCCCCGTGTGGTCCGCACAAGGGATTGTCGACGTCGGAGGCGACTTCGATGCGGACGTCCGCCAGGCGTGGGTCCAGTTGGGCGACATCGATGCGCGCCGCCTGCGCCAGCGCCGCGCCGCCATCGGCCACGGGCTTGCCCTGGGCGTCCAGTATGCGCAGGCCCAGCGCGGCGAGCATGCCGGCGCCGCCGTCATTGGTGGCCGATCCGCCCAGGCCCAGGATGATGCGCCGCGCGCCCGCGTCCAGCGCGGCGCGCAGCAGTTCGCCCACGCCGCGGCTGGTCGCGCGCAAAGGATCGCGCCGTTGCGGCGGCACTTGTTCCAGTCCGGCGGCGGCGGCCATTTCGATGACGGCCGTATCGTCGGCCAACCACCCCCACGCGGCCTGCGCGGTCGCGCCCAGCGCATCCGTCGCGGCGCTGGACCGCCATTGACCGCCCGTCGCCGCCAGCACCGCGGCCACCGTGCCTTCGCCGCCGTCCGCCATGGGGATGGCGACGATGTCCGCAGCGGGGCACGCGGCAAGTACGCCACGCGCGATGGCGGCTGCGGCGTCGGGAGCGGACAGGCTTTCCTTGAAAGAGTCGGGCGCGATGACGATTTTCACGGTCGGTTCTCGTTGTGTGTGTGCGGGCCGTATCGTTGCCGCGGGCGCGGCGGGAAGGGGCTCATGATAACGCCCGGAGGATATCGCGCATGACCCTGGGCATGCGCGGGGGTACCATAGGATGCTTGCTCAACTTCCACAGGAATCCCGTCATGGCAGTGCTGCGCCGCACCAAAATTGTCGCCACCCTGGGCCCCGCGACGTCGTCGCCGGAGCGCATCGAAGCGCTCGTGCGCGCGGGCATGGATGTGGCCCGCCTGAATTTCTCGCACGGCGACACCGAGGACCATCGGCGGCGCGCGCAACTGGTGCGCGAAGCGGCTGCCCGGCAAGGACGCTTCGTCGCCTTGATGGGCGATCTGCAAGGTCCCAAGATACGTATTGCGCGCTTCAAGGACGGCAAGGTAAGCCTGAAGGTGGGTGCGACCTTTACCTTGTCCAATAGCCATCCGTACGAGGAAGGCACCGAGCAGATCGTGGGCATCGATTATCCGGAGCTGGTGCAGGATTGCCGGCCGGGCGACGAGCTGTTGCTCGATGACGGGCGTGTGGTGCTGCGCGTGGACACCATAGACCGCGATTCCGTGCAGACCACGGTGATGGTCGGCGGGACGTTGTCCAATAACAAGGGGATCAATCGTCGCGGCGGTGGTTTGTCGGCGCCCAGTCTTACCGACAAGGACCGCGCGGACATCAAGGTGGCGGCGGATCTGCAGCTGGACTATGTGGCGGTATCCTTCCCGCGCCACGGCTCGGACATCGACGAGGCGCGCGAACTCGTGCGCGCGGCCGGCAGCCAGGCCTGGATCATCGCGAAAATCGAACGAGCGGAAGCCGTGGCGGACGACGAAGCGCTGGATGCGCTGATACGCGCCAGCGACGGTGTCATGGTGGCCCGTGGCGACCTGGGCGTGGAGGTCGGCGACGCGGAGCTGGCCGGCATCCAGAAGCGGATCATCCAGCATGCCCGTACCCTGAACAAGGTGGTCATCACGGCGACGCAGATGATGGAATCGATGATCTCCAATCCGCTCCCGACGCGCGCGGAGGTCTCCGACGTGGCGAACGCGGTGCTGGACTATACCGACGCCGTGATGCTGTCGGCCGAAAGCGCCTCGGGGCAGTATCCCGTCGAGGCGGTAGAGGCGATGGCGCGGGTGTGCCTGGGCGCGGAGAAGCATCCCACGTCGACGCATTCGCATCACCGGCTGGGCGAGACGTTTTCCCGCTGCGATGAGACCATCGCGCTGGCGGCCATGTACGCGGCGAATCACTTTCCCGGCATCAAGGCGGTGATCGCCATGACCGAAAGCGGACATACGCCCTTGATCATGTCGCGTATCCGCTCCGGCGTGCCCATTTACTGCTACAGCCCGCATCCGGTCACGCAGAATCGCGCGGCGTTGTTCCGGGGTGTGTATACGGTGCCGTTCGATCCCTCCAGCTACGATCCGGCGGAGCTCAGCAACGCGGCGATCGCGGAGTTGAAGCAGCGCGGGCGTGTCGAACAGGGGGACTGGGTGATTTTGACCAAGGGCGATTTCTATCGCGACAGCGGTGGGACGAATGGGATGAAGCTGCTTCCGGTGGAGTAGGGCGGGGGCGTTGTGCCTTTGTCTGCCGGTCGGGGTGGTCTACCTTTTCGCCGGAGGTCCGGTCGTCGGTTGTCGCCGCTGCGTCGGGTTGTTGCCGCTGCGTCGGTGGGCCGTCCGGCGGGGTGGTCACCTGTCGGGGCCAGCCTGATCGGCCGGTCCGGCCCCCGGGGGCCGGACACCGCTGCGCTAATCTCGTCCGGCGGGCGTTTGTCGTTTGCGTTCTTCTTCATGGCGTCCGCGCCACGCCTGCCTTCGATTCCGCTTGCTCGTCCTCAACAGGCTGGCCCCGACAGGTGACCACCCCGCCGGACTCCGGTGTCTCTCATTCACGGGCGCTGGGGCGGTCGGGGTGCTTGCGCTCCGTGGCCTGAGGGCGGGGGTGTGGAAGATTTGCGTGGGCCCGCTTTTTCCGGCGCCCCTGCGGCGCCGGAAAAAGCTTACGCGATGCCGTGGTTGGGGCGTACTGGCGCTGTGTGAGTGTCGGGTGTGTTTATCCCTGCTTGGCTGTCGGAGAGGGCTTCGGGTCTCGGGCTTCGAGCTTCGAGCTCGGGGCGGGCGGCTAGCCGAAGAACCAGTAGCAGACACCTATGGAGGCCAGTACGCCGGCCAGGTCCGCCAGCAGCGCGCAACCGATGGCGTGGCGGGCGCGGCGTATGCCGACGGCGCCGAAGTACACCGCGAGTACATAGAAGGTGGTTTCCGTGCTGCCTTGTACGGTGGCGGCCATCAGTGCCGGAAAGCTGTCCACGCCGAAGTGGGACATGGTGTCCAGCATCATGGCGCGCGCCGCGCTGCCGGAGAATGGCTTGACCAGCGCGGTGGGCAGGGCATCGACGAAGCGCGTGTCCCATCCGGCCGCATGGGCCAGCCATCGTATGCCGTCCAGGACAAGGTCCAGCGTGCCCGAGGCGCGCAGCACGCCCACCGCGCATAGCATCGCCACCAGGTAGGGGAGCAGGTCGCGCGCGATGTCGAAACCCTGTCGCGCGCCTTCGATGAAGCATTCGTACACCGCCACTTTTTTCCGGGCGCCGTACAGCAGGAAGGCCAGGATGACACCGAACAGTGTCAGGTTGCCCAATAGCGAGGACAGCGCCGCGATGGCGGCGGCGGACAGGGTGGCCAGCAGCGCCGCGAAGGTGCCCAGCAGGACGATGCCCGATAGCAGCCATGCCAGCACCACGGGGTCGCGCAGCCGCAGCCGCTGGCACACGGCGACGGACACGAAACCGACCAGTGTGGACGCGCTGGTCGCGAGCAGGATGGGCAGGAATACCAGCGTGGGGTCGGTGGCGCCCTGTTGCGCCCGGTACATGAAGATCGTCACGGGCAGGAGCGTCAGTGACGACGCATTCAGGACCAGGAACAGGATCTGCGCGTTGGTGGCGGTGTCGGGACGGGGATTCAGGGCCTGCAGCTCGCGCATGGCGCGCAGTCCGATCGGCGTGGCGGAGTTGTCCAGACCCAGCGCGTTCGCGGCGAAGTTCAAGGTAATAAGCCCGATCGCCGGATGGCCGCGTGGCACCTCGGGCATCAGCCGGGCGAACAGCGGTCCCAGCAACCACGCCAGGCCACGCACGATGCCGGCCTGTTCGGCGATGCGCAGCAGGCCCAGCCACAGGGTAAGGGTCCCGAAGAGCAGCACCATGATTTCCACGGACAGGCGCGCCATGTCGAACAGCGCGCCGACCATGGCGGCGAAGACGTCGGCATGGCCGCCTATCAGCCACCGCAGGGCGCCGACCAGGCCGCTTGCCAGGAAAAAGGCCAGCCATATCTGATTGAGCATCGCGTGGCGCGCCTATGTCACCGGACCGGCCGGCGTATGGCGCGGCGATGCGTGGGCGAGCCGCCCGTGCCCCGTGCCGCGTGGATCATATTGATAGTAGGTGCTTCCAGATCCGCACCATTCTATACGAGGGGCCATGGGCCCGCGCGGCCAGCGCGGCCCGGCCCTGTCGGCGCCCGGGCGACGCCACGCCTGCGGCTCAGTCGTCGCTTTTCGGGTCCAGCCCGGGAAAGAGCACTTCGGTGTAGCCGAGCTTGGTCAGGTCCGTCATGCGGGTGGGATACAGCCGGCCGATCAGGTGGTCGCATTCGTGCTGTACGACGCGCGCATGGAAGCCGCTGGCTTCGCGCTCTATCAGCTTGCCCGTGGGGTCGTAGCCGGTGTAGCGGATGGACGTGTAGCGCGGCACCAGTCCGCGCAGGCCTGGCACCGATAGGCAGCCTTCCCAGCCGTCTTCCCTGTCGTCGGACAGCGGGGTGATGATGGGGTTGCACAGGACGGTCTGCGGCACCGGCGCCGCGTCGGGATAGCGTTCGCTGCGCTCGAACCCGAAGATGACCAATTGCAGGTCCACGCCAATCTGCGGCGCCGCCAGGCCGACGCCGTTCGCGTGCTTCATGGTGTCGAACATGTCCTGCACCAGGGCATGCAGTTCCGGGGTATCGAACTCGCGGACGGGGGCGGCCACGCGCAGCAGTCGCGGGTCGCCCATCTTCAGGATGTCGTGGATCATGGCTTGTGTTTCCAGGAAGGGAAGGCACGGCATTCTAGGGGCGCCGGCGTGCCATTCCCGCCGCGGGGGCGAAACTCGGATCAATGGTCCGGGCGCGTGCGCCGCTTGCCGCGGCCGGGGCGAAGCGAGGGCGCGCACCGGCCGCCTTCCCGCCGGGCGCGCTGCCTTCGGCGCGCGATCCGGCCGGGATGCTAGTCGTTCTGCGTGCCTTTCTGGATGAACTCGATCTTGTAGCCGTCCGGATCCTCGACGAAGGCGATCACCGTGGTGCCGTGCTTCATCGGGCCGGCCTCGCGGGTGACCTTGCCGCCCCGTTCGCGCACGCGGTCACAGGCTTCGTAGGCATCCGGTACGTCGATGGCGATATGGCCATAGGCGTTGCCCAGGTCGTAGCGTTCGGTGTCCCAGTTGTGCGTGAGCTCGAGCACCGCGCCGTCTTTTTCGTCCTGGTAGCCGACGAAGGCCAGCGTGAACTTGCCGTCCGGGTAGTCCTTGCGGCGCAGCAGGCGCATACCCAGCACATTCGTATAGAAATCGATGGAACGGTCCAGGTTGCCGACTCGGAGCATGGTGTGGAGCAGTCGCATGATGGTTTCCTTTGGGTGCGGGGGAAGGTCCTTATTGTAGTAGCGGGCCGGCAAGCGCGACGGAACCTATCGGTCAGCGTGCGCACACATTGCGCCGCCGTGCGGTGCGCGGCTCAGCCTTGACAGGCAGTACACCATCGGAGACGAAATGCAGTCGTGGAAACGTGAGCTGGCGGCTATCGCGCTGCTGGCCGGTATGGTTCCGTCCAGCGCCCTGGGCCAGGACGCGCAAAGCGCATATCCCCAGCGCCCGCTTACGCTCGTGCTCGGCTATCCCCCCGGGGGCAACAACGACTTCCTCGGCCGGCTTCTGGCCCGCCATATGGAGGGGCACCTCGGGCAGAAGGTGATCATCGATTACCGGCCCGGCGCGGCCAGCAATATCGGCGCCGAAGCCGCCGCGCGCGCGACCCCGGACGGCTACACGCTGTATCTCGGCGGGCGGCCCAACACCATCCACAAGGTGATCTACCCCGATTTCAAGTACGACTTCGCGCGGGATCTGGCGCCGGTGGGACTGGTGGCCACCACGACATACGTGATGGTGGTCGACAATGCCGCGCCCATCGCCAACGTGCAGGACTTCATCGCGCTGGCCAAGGCCTATCCGGGGGGGCTGACCTGCGCCTCGGGTGGCACCGGTACCACGGATCACCTGCTTTGCGAGCTGCTGCAGCGGGACGCTCGCATCGCCCTGGTGCACGTGCCCTACCGCGGCAGTGCCGGCGCGTTCAACGACGTCATGGGCGGTCGGGTGGATATGTACATCACGCCGCTGGCTTGCGCCTTGCCGCATATACGCGCGGGCAAGCTGCGCGCCATCGCCGTGATGTCCAACGCCCGGGCGTCGGCGCTGCCGCAGGTTCCTACCATCGCGGAGACCGGATACCCCCGCCTTGCCCTTGGGGCATGGTATGCCTTGATGGTGCCGGCGGGCACGCCGCCACCGGTCGTGGCGCGCCTGAACGGCGTCATTAACAAGGCCCTTGCGGATCCGGTCTTGCAGGATGCAATGACGCATCACGAATACGGGCTGCCGGCCACGCCCAACACGCCGGAATCCCTGGGACGGCTCATCACCGAAGAAACCGAAAGGTGGACCGCGATCCTGACCCGGCCGAATCTCGCGCCGGCCCCGCCGGATGCGCGTCTCCCGTAGGGGTAGGTTCTTCCGGCGGGTATCGGTGGCACACGTCATCAGTTAGCTCCGCGATTTCTTTACTCTAACGTCGCCGCTGCGGAACCCGCGCCCGGCGGTAGGTACACACTCCGCCGCAGTCGACTGTACATGGGCTGTTTGCAATCCATGTCAATGACCGAACAGTACGAACGGAGACAAGATGCACTTCTGCTCACGGGAGCTCGCCGCGGTTGCGTTGCTAAGCGGTGCCATTCCATTCTGCGCCATGTCCGCCGATACCGAGACGACATATCCGCAGCGTCAAATCACGCTTGTCATCGGGTTCCCGCCGGGCGGGGGTGCCGAGGCGCTTGCGCGGTTGCTCGCCAAGCATATGAGCGACGAGCTCGAGCAGAGCGTGATTGTCGACTTCCGGCCAGGCGCGGCTGGCAACATCGCTGCAAGGGGCGTCGCCCGCGCGCAGGCGGACGGATACACGATTTATCTCGGTTCTCGTCCTAATACGATCCATAAGACGATGTATCCCGGATTGGACTATGACTTTTCGCGCGATCTGATCCCGATAGGCCTTGCTGCGACCATGCCCTACATCATTACCGTAGGCAAGGACACCCCACTGGCAACCGTACAAGATATCGTCGCGCTGGCGAAAGCCTATCCCGGGGCCCCAACATGTGCTTCCGCTGGCGTGGGTACAAGTGACCATCTGCTTTGCGCCTTGTTCCAACAGGAAACAGGCACGGACATAGCGCATGTGCCTTACCGCGGTGGTCTTCAGGCCTTTACGGACGTTATTGGCGGCCGCGTAGACATGCGTTTCGCCCCGTTGCCCGCGGCGCTTCCGCACATCGTTGCGGGAAATGTGCGTCCTATCGCGGTGATGTCCAGATCGCGCGTTCCCGCTCTACCGCATACTCCGACTATCGCCGAGGCGGGTCTTCCTAATCTCGCCCTCGATTCTTGGTATGGGTTGATGGCGCCGGCAGGTACCCCGCCCCAAGTGATTGCGCGATTGAATCAATCGATGAATACAGTACTCGCCACGCAGGAAATGCAGGAAGCGCTGCTTCACCAGGCCTATATTCCCCCACCCCCGGATACGTCAGCCGCTTTTGGCGCCCTGATCGCCGAGGAAACCGTCAGGTGGACGGAAGTGCTGCGCCAGCGCAACTTCGTCGCGGCGCCCGCCGGTAAGCCCACCGACGAAGCGGGCGCAAGGCCATGACGTACGGGACTCTATGCCGCATCCTTCCGCCAGCAAGAGTCTCCGCCGCTCCCGCCGCTTACGCGGCGATGGGCAGTTCGCTCAGTGCCTGTCCCATTGCCTCCACGGCGCGCGACATGTCGTCCGGCGTGATGGCGCCGATGCAGCCGACGCGGAAGGTCGGCTCCTCGGTGTTATAGAAGTTGCTGATCACGAACCCGCGCCGCTTCAGCCCGTCGACGAAGCCCTGCAGGGTCCATCCCGGGACCGTGGGCGCCTGGACATTGACGATGATAGGCCCCTGCAGCTCGGTGGGCAGGTAAGGTTCCAGTCCCAGCGCCCGCACGCCGTCGTACAGCGTGCGCTGGTTGACGGTGTAGCGGGCCAGCCGCGCGGCGCGGCCTTCCTGGCGATGCAGGTCCATGGCCACCGACAAGGCCGCCAAGGTCGGTGCGGGCGGCGTGAAACGCGCGCCGCCGTTGGTGGTCTTGCCGTGCTCGTGGATGTCGGCAAGATCCAGCGACCAGCTGCCGGCGTTGCCCCGCGACGCT is from Bordetella bronchialis and encodes:
- a CDS encoding nucleoside recognition domain-containing protein, encoding MLNQIWLAFFLASGLVGALRWLIGGHADVFAAMVGALFDMARLSVEIMVLLFGTLTLWLGLLRIAEQAGIVRGLAWLLGPLFARLMPEVPRGHPAIGLITLNFAANALGLDNSATPIGLRAMRELQALNPRPDTATNAQILFLVLNASSLTLLPVTIFMYRAQQGATDPTLVFLPILLATSASTLVGFVSVAVCQRLRLRDPVVLAWLLSGIVLLGTFAALLATLSAAAIAALSSLLGNLTLFGVILAFLLYGARKKVAVYECFIEGARQGFDIARDLLPYLVAMLCAVGVLRASGTLDLVLDGIRWLAHAAGWDTRFVDALPTALVKPFSGSAARAMMLDTMSHFGVDSFPALMAATVQGSTETTFYVLAVYFGAVGIRRARHAIGCALLADLAGVLASIGVCYWFFG
- the def gene encoding peptide deformylase, yielding MIHDILKMGDPRLLRVAAPVREFDTPELHALVQDMFDTMKHANGVGLAAPQIGVDLQLVIFGFERSERYPDAAPVPQTVLCNPIITPLSDDREDGWEGCLSVPGLRGLVPRYTSIRYTGYDPTGKLIEREASGFHARVVQHECDHLIGRLYPTRMTDLTKLGYTEVLFPGLDPKSDD
- the gloA gene encoding lactoylglutathione lyase, giving the protein MRLLHTMLRVGNLDRSIDFYTNVLGMRLLRRKDYPDGKFTLAFVGYQDEKDGAVLELTHNWDTERYDLGNAYGHIAIDVPDAYEACDRVRERGGKVTREAGPMKHGTTVIAFVEDPDGYKIEFIQKGTQND
- a CDS encoding Bug family tripartite tricarboxylate transporter substrate binding protein — encoded protein: MQSWKRELAAIALLAGMVPSSALGQDAQSAYPQRPLTLVLGYPPGGNNDFLGRLLARHMEGHLGQKVIIDYRPGAASNIGAEAAARATPDGYTLYLGGRPNTIHKVIYPDFKYDFARDLAPVGLVATTTYVMVVDNAAPIANVQDFIALAKAYPGGLTCASGGTGTTDHLLCELLQRDARIALVHVPYRGSAGAFNDVMGGRVDMYITPLACALPHIRAGKLRAIAVMSNARASALPQVPTIAETGYPRLALGAWYALMVPAGTPPPVVARLNGVINKALADPVLQDAMTHHEYGLPATPNTPESLGRLITEETERWTAILTRPNLAPAPPDARLP
- a CDS encoding Bug family tripartite tricarboxylate transporter substrate binding protein translates to MHFCSRELAAVALLSGAIPFCAMSADTETTYPQRQITLVIGFPPGGGAEALARLLAKHMSDELEQSVIVDFRPGAAGNIAARGVARAQADGYTIYLGSRPNTIHKTMYPGLDYDFSRDLIPIGLAATMPYIITVGKDTPLATVQDIVALAKAYPGAPTCASAGVGTSDHLLCALFQQETGTDIAHVPYRGGLQAFTDVIGGRVDMRFAPLPAALPHIVAGNVRPIAVMSRSRVPALPHTPTIAEAGLPNLALDSWYGLMAPAGTPPQVIARLNQSMNTVLATQEMQEALLHQAYIPPPPDTSAAFGALIAEETVRWTEVLRQRNFVAAPAGKPTDEAGARP